The Spirochaetota bacterium genome contains the following window.
TCATGGGCTTCAAGCCTGAAGAAATGATAGACTACCCGGGTGTCGAGTTCGTGGGTGTCGCCTCGTTCCTCGCGGAAGCGGGTAACAGCAAGATCCAGTTGTTTATCTGACCACGGGCAGTTGCGCGCGCCACGGGCGGGACCTGATCCGGGCAACGGTGAAAATCTCTCATCCGCGGCATCCGGCAGCGGCCGGTGCCGGATGACCCGGTCCCCGTTCCGTGAGATTATACGAGCGAAGAATTATTATTCCGATCAAACCATAACCGCAAGGAGCGAATCATGAGCGAAGAAATCAAAATTGACGTTAAGATGGATCTCAAGGGACTCGCCTGCCCCATGCCCGTCGTGAAGGTGAGCCAGCAGATCAAGAAGATGAAGGTGGGTGAGGTGATCGAAGCCGAAACCACCGACCCCGGGGCGCATGCCGATTTCCCCGCCTGGGCGAAATCCAGCGGCAACGAGCTCGTGAAGATCGTTAAAGAAGAAAAATCCGCAAAATTTATAATCAAGAAGCTGAAATAACCGGCCGCGAAGGCCAAACCGCAAGGACTGGCGATTCGCTCCCGGTAGAACATTCCCATCCGGGCGACGCGCTGATCAAGCCCTGCGCGCAGCGGGTGAGCGGTCTGCGTTCCGCCTGATAGGCACATATTTTCCCGCGATCGCGAGACCGCGGGAAGTAAATTCAAATTATCAGGATTACGGGGGGAGCTATGTGGGAATTTTTCTCCTATTTCGTCATGGTGCCAATGGTGTACATCGCCTTCGCGACGCTCATCCTGGGCATCATTTTCAAATTCATCGTGGTGTATCGGTCTCCGGGGATCCCGGGGAGGTTGCCCGTGTTTCCTATGGAAAAGTCGAAAACCCTGGGCCTGTTGAAGGAAGCCTTCACTATACCCGCCGCGTTCCGCGGCTCGAAGCCGTTCTGGTTTTTCCTGGTGCTCTTCCATGCCGCGTTCACCCTGGTGTTCCTGGGACACCTTGAGCTCGCGGGGGACATCCCCGTGCTTCGGTCCATCCCGCACGAGGTGTTCCTGGGCGCGGGCGCGTTAGGCGTCACGCTAGGCGTCTCCGTCATCTATTTCCTGTTCAGGCGGCTGCATACCCCGCACCGGGAAATATCGGTCATGGAGGACTATGTGCTTCTCCTGCTGCTGTTTTTCACGATACTGTTCGGGAGCATCCTGCACATGGCAGACCGCTACGGGATGACGGCGCTCAACATCCCGGTAGGGGACTACCGCGTCTACTTCTCGAGCCTGCTCGCGCTCAAGCCCAGGATGCCCGTGATGATCACCGCCTCCCCGCATTTCATCATTTTCATCCTGCACCTGTTCTTCGCGAACCTCGTGCTCATCATGTTCCCCTTTACCAAGATGATCCACGCGGCGTTCATTTTCCCCGCACTCTCCATCAAGAGGAAATAGCCATGGAACCTGAAAAACTGCAAGGAATGAAGGACGCGATCCGGGGACGCCTTACCAAACCGATGCGCTACTACCTGGATCTGTGCACCCGCTGCGGGCTTTGCTACGAGTCCTGCCACGTGATCCAGGGCATTCACAAGCGCGAATACTCCCCCGTCGGGCGCGCCGAGGTCGTGCGCAAGGTCTTCCGGAAATATTTCCGGCCGTCCGGAAAATTTCTTCCCTCGTGGGGCGAGGCCACGGACCTGGACGACCGCGTGATGGACGAGCTCCTGGACGCCGCGTTTTCCTGCACGGGATGCCGGCGCTGCGTGATGCATTGCCCCTTCGGCATCGATACGGGACTCATCATGGGCATCGCCAAGGTGCTGCTCATCGAAAACGGCACCGCCCCCGAGGAGCTCCTCATGTTATCCGACGCGGCCGTCGAGAAGGGGAAAAGCATCGCCGAGTTCAAGGACGGCTACCGCTCTGTCATCTACGATCTTGAAAAACAGGTCCAGGAGCGCCTGGGACTGCCCTCCCCCGAGGGCGTGATCCCCATGGAAAAGAAGAACGCGAACATCCTCTACGTGGCGCTCGCCGGGGCGCGCTCCATCGTGAATCCCGCGATCATCTTCAATGCCGCGAAAGAGGACTGGACCCTGTCATTTTTCGAGGCCGTGAACTTCGGGCAGTTCCTGGGAGACCCCGAGAAGATGAAATTCATCGCGAACCGCGTGGTGAACGAGGCGAAGGAACTGGGCGTGAAGGAGGTCGTGATCGTGGAATGTGGCACCGCCTACCGCATCCCGAAATTCATGCTGGGCCCCTTGCCCTTCAAGGTCACGAGCATTGTGGAGCTGATACACCGGTACCTGAAAGAAGGAAGGATCAAATTGAAAGAGGGGGCGCTCACTGCCCCGGTCACCTATCACGACCCGTGCCAGCTGGGACGCAACGGCGGCGTGTTCGAGGAACCGCGCGAGATACTCCAGATTCTCGCGAAGGACTACCGCGAGATGAGCCCCACGCGCGAATTCAACTGGTGCTGCGGCGGCGGGGGCGGTCTCGTGGCGCTCGACAACGAGAATTTCAGGATAAAATCCGGGAAGCCCAAGCGCGACCAGATCGTCGCCACGGGCGCGAAGGTCGTGGTATCGGCCTGCGAAAACTGCATCTCCCAGCTCGAGACCATCAGGTCGGGGTACGACCTCGACGTGGAGGTCCGCTACCTGACCGAAATCGTCGCGGAAAACCTGGTGGTGTGAATCGATTGCGCGGGTGAACCGCGGGACGCCGTTAAATAGGATGGGTGCGCCGAAAAACCGGTAGAGACGCGATTAATCGCGTCTCTACCGGTTTTTCGGCGTCTACCGGACCGGTTTTACGACGGTTATGCGCCATCCGACAGCTTTTCAACAAGCTCCGCCACGTTTTTATATCCGGGATCCCTTTCGAAAATTTCCGCGAACGCTTCACGCGCCTCGTCGCGGCGGCCCAGCCGGTAGAGGGTCATGCCCCTGAAGTAGAGGTACTCGCGGCTTTCCCCGTCCAGCTCGAGCGCGCGCGTGACGCAGTACAGCGCGTGCTCAATATCCCCGCAGGCCAGGTAGACCCGCGCGGCGAAATGGCGGTCGGGCGCGTCCATCGCGGCCAGTCCCGTCTCCTCGACGATGATCCGCGCTTCCTTGTAGCCCTTGTCCCGGAAGAGCGCCTTCGCCCTGTCCATATCGCTCTCTTTCCGGCGGGGGCGCGCGGGATCTCCCGTTTCAATGATCAGGAGCGTAATGTCGTCGCGCGCGGACCCGCCCCCCAGGTGCGTTTCAACCATGCGCAGCAGCAGGTTCAGCTGATCCTTCACGGGCAGATCGCCCGTTTCCTCGATCGCGCCCGTCAGCCTGGATTCCCCGAAAAACCCGCCGTCCTCCCCGCGCGCCTCCGTGAGCCCGTCGGTATAGAGCACGAGCCTGTCACCCTCCGTAAGTGTCGCGTGGTTGCTGCGGTACACCGCGCCCGGCATCGCGCCGATCGGGAACCCGTCCGTGGTAATCGCCCGCGCGGCGCCTCCCGCGCCCGCGATGACCGCGGGGGGATGCCCGCAGCTCGTATACTCGACTACCCCGCCCTCGATGTCGATGATCGCGAGGAACATGGTGAAATAGAAGCCCGTTTCGATGAGCGTAGGGGCAAGGTTCGCGTTCAGGAGCGTGCAGACCTGCCCGGTCGTCGCGCCCGGCTTCTCGAGCCTGTTCTCGAGATCGGTCTTGATCATCGAGGTAAGCAGGGCCGAGGGGAGCCCGTGGCCCGATACGTCCACCACGGCTGCGGCGACCCTGCTGTCGGCAAGCCGGACCACGTCGTAGAAATCGCCGCTCACTTCCATGAAGGGAAGGACGCGCGCCGCCGCGCGCACGCGCGCGTCATCGGGGAGCGCGGGCGAGAGGATGAGCTTCTGCACGTCCTTTGCCACCTTGAGCTCGAAGGTCATCTGGAAATTCTTCGTGCGCAGCTCTGCGGTCCGCTCATCCACCATCCGCGCGAGGTTTTCCTTCATGTCGTTCAGGTCCTGGTACATGATCGAGTTCGCGAGGGCGATGGTCGCCGCGGAGCGCACGCCGTTCATGAAGCGCACCTCGTCGATGGAAAAGGGCTTCAGGTTGAGCTTTTCACCCAGCAGCGCGATCCCGATCAGTGTGTGTTCCTGCACCAGGGGGACCGCGCATACGGCCGAGGCCCCTCCGAACAGGTCGAGAAACGCGTCCTTCACCGCGGCGTAGTACGGGTTGGTCTCGACCATGTCCTTCATGACGATGTGGTTCGCGCCGGTAAACCATTCCCCGATCACCCCCGGCAACTCGATACCCCCGCCGCGGACGTTGACGAACCCGCGCGACGCGACCGGGCGAAGGTAGACGTCCGCGTGCCCGCACCCGATCGCATTTTTGAGCACGTCCTCAAACCCGCTCATCCATTCGGTCAGTCCCCTCAGGAACGCCATGTCTTCGACAAACCGGATTTCGATCGCGCGCAGGTTTTGCCGCTGCCGGTTGAAGACCCTGTTGATGACCGGCTGGATTCTCCTGTAATACAGCAGATTCAGGAAAAACGTCGCGGCGACGAGCAGGAACACCCACGCCGGGTGCGCCGCCGCGACGAGCGGCCAGACAAGCGCGAAGACGAGCGCGTTGGGAAGCACGATCGCCCACGAGGTCACGACCCAGATAATGGTAAGATGAAGGATGCTGCGCACGTCCAGGAGCCGGTAGCGTAACACGCCGTACGCCATGATGAGCAGCGGCACGAACATGAAATTCCCGGCAGGGTAAAGATCGTACCCGAGCATGGCGGGAATGTTCAACAGATTCAGGAGGGCGATCAGGTTGAGCGAAAAGAGCAGGAAGAATACCTTGGTGCGCGCCACGGGATTGCGCTCCGCGCGAAGCCTCTGCACGCAGATCGCAATGCCGTATACGAGCGCCGCGATCCCGAGCGCCCCGAAAACCTGGAAGGCGACGCCGCCCACCGCGATTGTGCCCCAGGGATAGCGGTACAGGCCCCGTATGTACAGTTCCGTGGGTGTAGAGATCATCACCGCCATGCTTACCGCGAAGGCCGCCGCCTCGAGCGCCGGCCGCCGTATCCCCAATACTTTATGATAGAAGAGCAGGTTCACCGGCAGGACGAACACGAACAGGAAATGGGCCCCCCGCTCCAGGGCGAGCATGAGACCCTCGTCGGCGATGAAGTGGTGGAGGATGAACATGGGCGAAAGCATCGTCCACCAGACGCACACGAGCGCGAAGAGCACGTTTTCGCGCCGGAAAGCGCCCCTGAACACCGCTACGCCCGCGAGCGTCAATCCGACGAGCAGGCTCAGGAGAGGGGGTACGATGAAAACCGGGAACGAGGCGGGAAGCGGTGACATGGCGGTCTCCAAGGCACGAATGCTGATACGATTATCGTATCAGCATTCGGAGAAAGCAACAAATATAAAAGCGATGTTCAGGACCGATACTTACCTCTTGAGGTTGATAAGCTCCTGGAGCATCTGGTCGCTCGTGGTGATCGTGCGCGAATTGGCCTGGAAGCCGCGCTGGGTCACGATCATGTCGGTGAACTGGTCCGACAGGTCCACGTTCGACATTTCAAGCGTCCCGGCGATGATCTTCCCGCGCCCCGCCTCGCCCGCGGGCCCCTCGATGGGCCGTCCCGAGTTGTTCGAAACCTCGAAGAGATTTTCACCCGAGGCGGTGAGTCCCATGGGATTGGTGAACGCGGCCATGGCCACCTGGCCCACGAGCTGCTTCGTACCGTTGGAATACACGCCCGTGATCATGCCCGAGTTGTCGATATTGAACGATTCCATGTAACCCATGGCGTAGCCGTCCTGCTCCACGGCCTTGGTGGTCGCGGGGGATGAGAACTGCGTAACCCCGTTCATGAGGCCGGCCTTCCCCAGGTCGAGGCGAATGCTGCGCACGTTGGGATCGTCCTTCACCCGGTAGTTCAAATTGACCACAAGATCTCCCTGGTTTAATTCGTCCGGGCTCGCGTCGTCGGACACGGACGTCAGCCTCCCCTCGGGGCTGAAGCGCAGGTTCATGCGGCTCGAGAGGTTCGCCCCGCCCGCCTGGTTCGCGCCCCCCGGGACGTCAAGCGTCACTATTCCCTGGCCGTCGGTGATCGCCGCACTGGCGCTCCACTCGTTGGCGCCGGTCTTCCAGAAGTTGAGCGTCATGCGGTGCGGATCGCCCAGCTTGTCGTACACGTCAATGTTCGTCGTGACACCCTCCGCGGCCCGCATCTTGCCGTCGGCGGTGGGCGGAACCACCTGTAGCTTGGAATCGAGGTTGCACTTGTAGCGGACGTAGGTCGTCTCGCGCGCGTCCACCTTGCCATATACCGGGACGATAACGTCCTCGGGCGTGCCGGTCGGAAACACCTTGCGCTCGCCGGTCTCGGTCACCTGGGACTGCCAGCCCTGGACGCGCAGCCCGTTCGCGGGGTTCACGAGCTTCCCGTCCCTGTCCAGCGCGAAGTTGCCGGCGCGGGTGTAGTAGTTTTTCCCGCCCTCGCTCACGATGAAGAAGCCGTCGCCCGAGATCGCGAGATCGGTCTGGTTACCGGTGGTCTGCAGGCTTCCCTGCGTGAAAAGCCGGTCGATCGACGCGATGGTCATGCCAAGGCCCACCTGCTTGGGGTTCACGCCTCCCTTGTTCTCCTCCGGCTTCGCGGCCCCCGAGAGCGTCTGCGAGAGCATGTCCTGGAAGGTCACCCGCGTGGTCTTGTAACCATAGGTATTCACGTTGGAGATATTGTGTCCAATCACGTCCATCCTGGTCTGGTGATTCTTGAGACCGGATACCCCGGAAAACAGTGATCTCATCATAAGGCGTCAACTCCTGACAGCGTAGATTTTTATTTACTTGCCCGTATCGGTCCCGGGCGCCTTCGTTTCCGACTTTTCGTAGGCCTTGAGCGGCCCGTCCTTATTAATATCGTTATTAATCGCGTCCGCTTTAGCCTCATTAATCGCGCCCGTGACGAAAAAATTACCCCGGACTCCCCCCTTCACCGCGGAGGGGACCGCGCGCTTCGCCGGCTCCTCGTTCGGCAGCACCGCGTGGATGTCGGCCAGCCCCACCTCGGTCTTTCCCACGAGCAGCCGTATCTCGTTGTCGCGAAAGAACACCTTCGAGACCACGTCCTGCACCGGCTGTCCCGTCGTCGCGCTCATCGCCTCGACCCTGCGGCCCAGGAGCGCGTAGGCCTCCCCGGTGCGGGAGCTCTTGTTCATTCCCTGGATCGCGGTGTTGATGTTCTGCATCTGCTCCAGTGACGAGAACTGCGCCATCTGCGCGATGAACTCGCGGTCGGCCATGGGCTGCGTGGGATCCTGGTGCCGGAGCTGCGTGACCAAGAGCTTCATGAACATGTCCTTGCCGTTGTCGCCCTTGGTCGACCCGTCCTTTTTCTTGATCCTCGAATTCACCTGCTCGGCCAGGGCCTTCGTGCGGGCCAGGTCCTCCAGCGACATGCTGCTCGGCTTTTCCATCGACTCCGCTCCTCGTATCGTTCCGTCCGGAATATCGGGGTCCGATACACCGGTACGCGCTTCCGAACCCGGCCCCGCGCATCGAACCCCTGGACTTTTAACGCAAAAAAATGCTGCGGACGGGCGCCGATAGAAGACCCCCGTTCGCGCCCGTTAATTGTTACGCTAGGCTATCACGTCCAGCGCCCCGTCGTGACCGCGCTCCGAATTTCCGTCATAGCTTTCCGCGACCGTCTCGTGCACGCCGCGCGGAATGAACACCGGGTCGTAGTTCCCCTCGCCCGCGCCGCGCGCGTCCTGGCCGCGCACGTCGACCTGGAAATCCCCCACCATGATGCCCGCCTCGGCAAGGTCGGAACGCACCGACGCGAGCTGCTCCACGAGCGCGTTTTTGGCGTCAGGGCTCTCCACCAGGAAGCGCCCAACCAGCGTCCCGCCCTCCAGGCCCAGGTTCACGCTCATGCGGCCCAGCGATTCGGGGTGCAGCCGGAGCGAAAGCGTCGCGTTCCTGTTGTCCCGCACGCTCAGCTTCGCACCCTGCATGAGCTGCTGGAGCTGCTCGTCGAACAGCACGGATTTTTGCGGCAACGCGGCCTGGTGCGCGGCCCGCTCCCTCGCGTGCGACGCGCCTGCGAACTGCATCCCGGGCTGGGCCTGCTGGCCTCCCCCCTTCGCGTGCAGCGGCTCCTTCGCGTCCTCTTTTCCGTTGACGGGGACGGCGAAATGTTTTTCGGCGCCGTGTTCCTTGGTATCGGCCCCCCGGGCCTCGGTCGTGTGTGCGCCCTCTTTTCCCTTCTCCGGGCGTTTCACGTGCTTTTCCAGGGCGTCCACGATCCGCGCCGCCTCGCGGGCGAGCGACGGCAGGAGCGCCTTTTCACGGTTGTCGCGCGCGTCCTCACGGCCGGACTCGAGCCTCTTCACGAAATCCCTGAGCCGCCGGTAGAGCGATTCGAGCGGCTCCGCCCCGTGGTCCCGGGATTTGCCGGCAAGCGCGTCCCTGACTTCATTGAGCGTTTCGCGGATACCCTTCGCATCCTTTATGGAATCCGGGACGGCGCGCAGCGCCATCTCGATCTGCTGCATTACCTGGCCCAGCGGCTTCGTCTTGTCGTCCTTCGCGCGCGGCTTTTCGGCGACCGGGGTTTCCTCTTTACGTTCCGCGCGGGATTGCGCGGTTTTCTTCCGGGAGGCAGCCTCTTTCACTGCGAGGGCTTTCGCCCCGCTTTCCGGCTTTTCGGGATGACCGGCCATGCGCTCCAGGGCCTTCGCGTCCGGCCGCGTCACGTCCGGGGCGTCCTTTTTCTCGGTCTTTTCCCGCGCCGCCTCCTGCCGGGGAGCGCGGTCGGCGCGATCGGCCTGCCCGCGCCCGGGCTGGTGCTCCGCTTCCGCGGAGGTTTCCGTACGCTCCGTGTGGCGCAGGGATTCGCTCATACCCTCGTCCCTGGTGCGTGCTTTCTCGACTTCGACGGGGCTGGACACGGCGGCATCCAGCATGGTGCGGAAGGAAGACTGCGAGTCGGGCGACTCGGCTGCCCTGTAAGGATCGACCGGCAGGGCGGCGCCCTTCAAACCATCAAGGGAACCCGGCTTAACAAGTAATCCAAGCATAGTTTCATCCTGTTCATACGTCGCCCTCCATGGCCTTGATAACAGAAATCCTGTATTAATATCGAGACGGCGGTGCCCAAACTGAATGGAAAATTAATCCGGATTTCATTCCGGGACCGATCCCGGAATGAACACGCGTTCATTTTACACGTATTGCTCGTCTCTTTTATTGAAATGTCGACCGTCCGGATGGTATCAAATATTTTTATCTGTCTATTTCATTTTTTTATTGTCAAACTTTCTCCTTTAGAACAGGATTCATGCGGTTGTTGTGCGCGTGTGAAAAAATCAGCGCCGTCACGGGCGATACTAATATCAGCGCCGGCGATACTTTCTTTATTGCATTCCCTCCAGCCGGGAAACCCGAACAGGGCCCCGGAGCAGGAGGCCTCTTGGACATTCATCCCGGCACCCGCCGGGATGCTTTTTTTTGTGGCCCCGGTTTGTGAAGGCGCGGATTCGAATCCGCGCCTTCACCGCGGCGTATAAGGCGGGGGTCCGGAAAAAAACTGGCATTCCGCCGCAAAAAATGGTTAGATGTATTCGGGACTAATTAAGGGAACTATGAACATGGAATTTTCAACCGCGCTTAGGCCGTTCACCCTGCGCAGGCTCGAGGCGGTGCGCAGGGCCGATATTCTCATAGGCATACCGTGCTATAACAACCAGGCGACCATACAGAACGTGATCGAGATGGTATCGCAGGGACTGCACGCCCATTACCGCGACGCGAAGGCGGTGATCTTCATCTCGGACGGCGGATCGACCGACGATACGCGCGACATCGCGAAAGAGATCGAGATCATGCCGTGGCAGGAGAAAATCATCCAGATTTACCGTGGTGTTTCCGGGAAGGGCAGCGCCTTCCGGGCGATCTTCGAGGCCGCGGTCCAGCTGGACGTCAAGGCGTGCATGGTCGTGGACTCGGACCTCAGGAGCATTTCGCCGGAATGGGTGCACCTGCTCCTGGAGCCCGCGCTGTCGGGCGAATACGAGTTCGTGGCCCCCATTTACACCCGGCACAAGTACGACGGCACCATCACCAACAATATTGTCTACAACCTCACCCGCGCGGTGTACGGGAAGCGGATCCGTCAGCCTATAGGCGGCGACTTCACCTTCTCGCGGGACCTGGCGGCCTTCTTCCTGGACAAGCCCGTCTGGTCGACGGACATCGCGAAATTCGGGATCGACATCTGGATGACCATCAACGCCATTGCGCGCAACGTCAAGATCTGCCAGTCGAACCTGGGTGTGAAGATCCACGACGCGAAGGACCCCGCGCAGTCCCTGGGACCCATGTTCGTCCAGGTGGTGGGGACACTCTTTAACCTCATGGAGCACTACGAGCCGTTCTGGAAAAACGTCACGGGCAGCCGCGCGGTTCCGCTGTTCGGCTCGTCGGATCAGACGGAGCCGGAGGCGGTCGCGATCAACATGGAGAAGCTGGTGCACGAATACCGGGTGGGCTTTTCGCAGTTCCAGACCCTCTACAAGGCCATCTTCTCCCCCGAGGTCTACCGCGTCCTCGAGGAGGCCTCGGGGCTTTCGGTCGATGCGTTCGCGTACCCCGTCGAGATATGGGTTAAGGCCCTCTACGAGCTCGCGTCGACGTATCATTACTGGAAGGTGAACAGGGTCCGCCTTATCAACCTCATGGTGCCCCTGTATTACGGACGGGTCGCCCAGTTCGTGAACGAAACCAGGCTCATGAACTCGCTGGAGGCGGAAGGCGTCGTGGAGCGCCAGGCGCAGATATTCGAAGACCACAAGGACTACCTTATGCGCAAATGGAACGAGGAGCGTGCCGAACCGGAGATGCTCCATGCCCCCGTACACTAGGCGCTAAAAAATCACACCGGGGCGGATTTTTACTTTACGCGCACCCCGATCTGCACTAGATAGTGATCGGGGCCGGCGCCGCGGCCGGCCCCCAGGCGGTTTTTCATGCAGACGGCGACAATTAACCATGCGATCCTCATAACCGACGGCGCTCGGGGGTTCATCGACGACGCGGAATTCCCGCGATACCGCGTGGAGCGCCTGGAAGATCCCGCCGGACTTCCCGGGGAAGCGTCCCCGGGCGATGGCGCCCTGTTGCTGGTGATTATGCACACCGGCGACGCGATTTCCCCCGCCGCGATCGAGTCCGCGCTGGGCCACGCCGATGCCTGCTACAAAATAATCCTCACCGGAACCGAAGAAGACCTTTCGCGGACCGACGAGTCCGATCGCCGGCGCATCATGCATTTTCTCACCAGGCCCGCCGGGGCCGCGGAATCGTCGTTTCTCATCCAGAAGGCCTTTTCGATCATGGAGGGCGAGCAGTGGTTTCGCGCCGAGCGCGCCCAGTACCTGGAAACGCTCACGGACATGCGGCAGGACCAGGAGGACCTCATCACCATAGGCCGTTCGCTGTCCACCGAGAAAGACCCCGACAGGCTGCTGCGCTCGATACTCATGCTGAGCAAGAAGATCACCGGCGCGGACGCCGGCTCAATTTTCGTCGTCGAGGAGGGGGAGAGCCAGGGGAAACAGCTCAGGTTCAAGTATTCCCACACTTTTTCGAAGAACCTCCCCTACGAAGAATTCGTACTTGCGATGAATAAAAATTCCATCGCGGGGTACGTGGCGGTAACAGGCAATACCCTGAATATCCCCGATGTCTACAAATTATCCAAGAGCGACCCGGTCACGTTCAACTCGTCGTTCGACAAGGTGCATAACTACCGGTCCAAGTCCATGCTGGTCATTCCCATGCGCAATCACGTGGATGAAATAATCGGGGTCATCCAGCTCATCAACAGCAAGGAGTACGCGAACAGCACAAAGATGACGGGCAACGAGGCGTTCGAGGTCCTGCTCTCCACGCCGGAGGATTTCGACGTCAAGGTCGTCGCGTTTTCGCCGCGCTATGAGAAGCTCATGGAGGCCGTCGCGAGCCAGGCCGCGATCGCCATCGAGAACAACCGCATGCTCAAGCAGATCCAGACCCAGTTCGAGGAATTCGTGAAGGCGTCGGTGATGGCGATCGAATCGCGGGACGTCGCCACCTCGGGTCACTCGTTTCGTGTCGCCGAGTTCTGCAAGGAGATGGCGTACGCCATCAACAGCGAGACCCAGGGCGTGTTCGCGGACGTCAAGTTCTCGGAAAGCGCCATAAAGGAGATCGAGTTCGCCGCGCTCCTGCACGATTTCGGGAAGGTTTATATCGACCTCGCCATTTTCCAGAAGGCCAAAAAGCTTTTCCCCAAGGAGCTCGAGAACCTGGTGCTCAAGATGGACTACCTGTACCGTTACACCGAGATGCAGTACTCGATGCGCGAGGGCGCGCTCCTTGCGGACGCGCTCGCCCGCGGCGGCCCCCCCGAGGGGATCGATGCGCTCAGGGAGCGGCGGGGAACCGATCTCGCGAGAATCCTGGGCGTAAAGGACCGGCTCATCCGCCTCAACGAGCCCACGGTGACCGACGAGGACCCCGCGGTCGTATTGAAGCAGATACTGGCGGAGATCGAATCGATCGAGTGCAGGCACCCGGACGGCTCCCCGCTCCCGATACTCTCCGACCACGAGAAAACGAATCTCAGCATACGCAGGGGAAGCCTGAACCCCGACGAGCGGAAGGAGATCGAGAGCCACGTGACGCACACCTACAACTTCGTGAGCCGGATACCGTGGCCCCCGGAATACAGGAACATTCCCGAGATCGCAGCCAAGCACCACGAAATGCTCGACGGCACCGGGTATCCGTCGGGCCTCAAGGGCGCCGATTCCATCCCCCTGCAGGCGCGCATAATGGCGATCGCCGACATCTACGACGCGTTATCGGCCACTGACCGCCCCTACAAGAAGGCGGTGCCGCTCGAGAAGACGCTTTCCATAATGCAGGCGGACGCCACGCGCAACAAGCTCGACGCGGCGCTCGTCGAGCTCATGATCCGGTACCATATATATGAGAAAATCCACAAAGACCTCTTCCGGCAGGCGGAGTAGTCCATGCGCATAAACCGCACCATGCTCACGGCCCTGG
Protein-coding sequences here:
- a CDS encoding glycosyltransferase, with the protein product MEFSTALRPFTLRRLEAVRRADILIGIPCYNNQATIQNVIEMVSQGLHAHYRDAKAVIFISDGGSTDDTRDIAKEIEIMPWQEKIIQIYRGVSGKGSAFRAIFEAAVQLDVKACMVVDSDLRSISPEWVHLLLEPALSGEYEFVAPIYTRHKYDGTITNNIVYNLTRAVYGKRIRQPIGGDFTFSRDLAAFFLDKPVWSTDIAKFGIDIWMTINAIARNVKICQSNLGVKIHDAKDPAQSLGPMFVQVVGTLFNLMEHYEPFWKNVTGSRAVPLFGSSDQTEPEAVAINMEKLVHEYRVGFSQFQTLYKAIFSPEVYRVLEEASGLSVDAFAYPVEIWVKALYELASTYHYWKVNRVRLINLMVPLYYGRVAQFVNETRLMNSLEAEGVVERQAQIFEDHKDYLMRKWNEERAEPEMLHAPVH
- a CDS encoding GAF domain-containing protein; this encodes MQTATINHAILITDGARGFIDDAEFPRYRVERLEDPAGLPGEASPGDGALLLVIMHTGDAISPAAIESALGHADACYKIILTGTEEDLSRTDESDRRRIMHFLTRPAGAAESSFLIQKAFSIMEGEQWFRAERAQYLETLTDMRQDQEDLITIGRSLSTEKDPDRLLRSILMLSKKITGADAGSIFVVEEGESQGKQLRFKYSHTFSKNLPYEEFVLAMNKNSIAGYVAVTGNTLNIPDVYKLSKSDPVTFNSSFDKVHNYRSKSMLVIPMRNHVDEIIGVIQLINSKEYANSTKMTGNEAFEVLLSTPEDFDVKVVAFSPRYEKLMEAVASQAAIAIENNRMLKQIQTQFEEFVKASVMAIESRDVATSGHSFRVAEFCKEMAYAINSETQGVFADVKFSESAIKEIEFAALLHDFGKVYIDLAIFQKAKKLFPKELENLVLKMDYLYRYTEMQYSMREGALLADALARGGPPEGIDALRERRGTDLARILGVKDRLIRLNEPTVTDEDPAVVLKQILAEIESIECRHPDGSPLPILSDHEKTNLSIRRGSLNPDERKEIESHVTHTYNFVSRIPWPPEYRNIPEIAAKHHEMLDGTGYPSGLKGADSIPLQARIMAIADIYDALSATDRPYKKAVPLEKTLSIMQADATRNKLDAALVELMIRYHIYEKIHKDLFRQAE